A window of Onychostoma macrolepis isolate SWU-2019 chromosome 24, ASM1243209v1, whole genome shotgun sequence genomic DNA:
attaaattaaactgcaACAGCAATGTGTAATTTCGAGCGGATcgacaaaataatgttttaagaacttcaaaaataattattcatgtaAATGCACCTTTATTTGGATACTGTAAAGTGTTCGTGTAACAGTGTATTTacaaaaagtataaatatacatatatatatatataaaatcttttatataaatattaatgtacaATTGTCTTATTACTTCGTCACAGTGATCATGTTAAGATGCCGGTGTTCGATCGCCTGTCCATCGTGCTCTGTCACGGAGTGGTGCCGCTACTGGTGGTCCTGCTTTCAGTCGCAGGACATCCGCAGATCGTCCCCTGCAGGCTGGTATGTGAGAAAAGAGAAGACTGTACAAATACAGCTAGATGAACACTGATGCGCATGATAATTCTCTGGAAGGGAAATAAGCATATTGCTTTAGCATATTACGTAGTAGTttttaaacagaaaatgtattcaaaatacTAAATCTTAAAGTATGATGTTACAGTTGTTACCTTAACAAGCTATTGCCTGTGGTGTAACCTGATGTATTCAGGTAGATtacgttattttaaattgaataaaaccaTTTCATTTAGATGTTACCACATGAAGGACATTTTTAGGTTATTTGACTAAACATTTTTACCAAGTATAGACTATTATGAAGTTTAATCAGCAAACCACAAGTGGGCTAAATTTGCTTGTTTGTCTATTTTTGTTGTTCTCCATGGGCTTAACAAGTGAAATGACCTTTAGTGGAAATTATTACTCACGTTATGGTACTCTTCAAATTTTTTTCCATTGTGTGTAAGAATAATCTAAATCAGTCTTTCCTTCTCTTTTTTGTCTCTCTCCTCATCTCAAGATCCAAAGCATAGCTCTGTGCAACAGCTGTCAGCTCTCTGCCGTACCAGATCATTTACCAAGTCAAACCGAGGAGATCTTCTTAAACAAGAACCGTCTAGTAAATCTTCAAGATGGTTGTCTCTCCAGATATCCTCTTCTACGGACGTTCAGCTGTGCGAACAATCAGCTAATGATGGTGGAAGAGAACGTGTTCTCTGAATCGCCTCTTTTAGAAAACCTCAATTTAGCCAACAACGAGCTTTACTATGGACACAAGCAGGTGGCCCAGTCCTTAAGCTCTCTGTCCCACCTAAAGACCCTTGATCTTTCAGGTAATGGCCTCTCGGAGGACATGGTGTCTCTGCTGGTACAGAATCTGTCCTCGCTTGAGACTCTATACTTGTCCCGGAATGCCATGCTGAGGCTGGATGAATCAACATTCAGAGACCTTCATCAGCTTAGGGAGCTGAACGTCGAAAGAAACTTGTTGTTTGAGATCGATGGAGCGTTTGATCATATGAAAAAACTCCAGAGGTTGAACCTGGCCTTCAACTGCTTACCTTGTTTGGTCAACTTTGAAATGACCCAACTGCTGGTCCTAAATGCCAGCCACAATTCCATTGAATGGTTCATAACCAATCAAAATTTGACTGAGACCTTTCAGCTGGAGACGCTGGATCTGTCCGACAACCATTTGCTGTTCTTTCCATTCCTTCCAACAAAAAACCGAATAAGAACTTTGCTGTTGTCCAATAATCGAGTCGGTTTTTACCAACACTTATCAAATTACACATCTTCAAACTGGACCACTAGTATTGAGTACTACAACTTGGGGCAAAATATAAGCAGCATCACAGTAGAGCTCTGGAATGAGAACCTTCACGGTGATCTTTCCTCGGTAGAGCTCCTGGACCTGAGTGAAAACAAGGTGAACTATTTCCCCCAGGGATTCATTCAGCAGATGCCGTCTCTTTATTGGCTGAGGCTGAGAAGTAACTGTTTACAGTCCTTCAGTTTGAAGCCTGAAGATCTACCAGTCACCCTTTATGAACTGGATGTTAGCCAAAACAGGTTAACCGAGCTGAAAGCAAGCCAACGCTCCATTAGCGAGCTGAACAATCTCACACATCTCAATCTGAGTACAAATGACCTTCAGAACCTTCCAACTAGGATTTTTGCTAGTCTACCGAAACTTCACACACTAGATCTCAGTCAAAACACTGTGGACGTGTGTTACTTGCCAAGTTCCTCAGGATGTGTTGTGTGGTCCAACATCGGTTCCCTAAAACAACTCTATCTTGCCAGCTGTAGCATTCAGAACATCCCGTCTTTAGCGTTCAAGGGCACGCCACTAACCCATCTCGAACTCTCAAACAATCCAGACCTAAACCTCAAACAGGAATCTCTGGAAGGTCTCGCAAACACATTGCAGCATTTGGGACTCGGTAATACCGGTCTTCAAGCTTTTGACTTCTCTCCGTATAGCCATTTGAAGTCTTTAAACATCTGTAGAAACTCACTACCAGAACTTCCTGAATCTGTAATGGCATTAAACCTAAAGCTTCTGGACTTGAGGGATAACATGTTAACAACCATCCCGTACCAACATGCTGGCATGTTAGCTCAAAGACTGCAGACTGTTTATATGAATGGAAATGCCTTCAACTGTTGCCATTTAGACTGGTACAAGACATTCGTGGAGAATAAAGGCATCAGTATTGTAGATCTCTCAGAAATTACATGTTTGGACTTAAACCACAGGCGTCACAAGGTCGTGCTTTTTGACGCCATCCACTGTGGTGGCTCCAGCAATGAGGAGTCTGTCATTTGGTACATTCTTCTCTTTGTAACAGTCAGTTTTTCCATCATGGGTATATCCATCATTTACATGCTCACCTTTAAGCCAAGAATGTTGCCTCGCGCCATTAAAAAGAGATGCTGGAGGCCGGCTCCTTATTGAGAAGCATGCTATTGTAAAACTAATGAATGTCTCTGTAATATAAGGGGCTAACATGGTAAATATGCTCTTAAAGGTTGCTACTTTCAGACAAATGGACGTAACGGAAGAGAAATATGATATTAATGTGAAAGATTTAGGCCACATTGGTCTGTAAATGTGAATGTATTTCATTTTATCATCATTAAATTGCATGAAAAGTGTTTGGCTGCTGGATGGTTTGTAAATGTGAAAGATATGTTCCCTTTTTGAACAAAAgttgcagttatactttcagtCATGCATTGATTCATCTGGCAAAAGCTTGATCCAAAGAAATTTCAATATCATAGGTAATTAAAAGTTAACCTATTTTGagggaacattgtttttaaatgtttctaaaatgttgaaatgttttcttgttgtgattataatgttatttaaaggttacttTAAATCTATTAACgttattttcacccaaaatatgttatttgaatgtttatctTTAATATTCTCAGGACGTTAAAATGACCAGTTTTCTTGTcaatgttatttaaaggttacaaaaatgtttcttagaACATACAAGTACAAATAACATCATACAAACATTTTGAGAATGTTGTTCTAAAATGGTTTCTCAACTTTATGAGAATGTTCAAGTACAAATAATATCAAGACATTCTGAGAATGTTAATCTCAGAATGTTTTCTCTCAGTATTATgagaatatataatattaataaagtttTCAGAATGTtccataaacattattttaagaaaGTTTAGTCCTAACattattatgactttttaatataatatattttcagtagGAAattttcttcatggaacatgatcttcacttaatatcctaatgatttttggcataaaaaaaattaaaaaaattgataattttgacccatacaatgtacttttaaatattaaaagtacattGCTACAAATACGCCCcggcgacttaagactggttttgt
This region includes:
- the nrros gene encoding transforming growth factor beta activator LRRC33, giving the protein MPVFDRLSIVLCHGVVPLLVVLLSVAGHPQIVPCRLIQSIALCNSCQLSAVPDHLPSQTEEIFLNKNRLVNLQDGCLSRYPLLRTFSCANNQLMMVEENVFSESPLLENLNLANNELYYGHKQVAQSLSSLSHLKTLDLSGNGLSEDMVSLLVQNLSSLETLYLSRNAMLRLDESTFRDLHQLRELNVERNLLFEIDGAFDHMKKLQRLNLAFNCLPCLVNFEMTQLLVLNASHNSIEWFITNQNLTETFQLETLDLSDNHLLFFPFLPTKNRIRTLLLSNNRVGFYQHLSNYTSSNWTTSIEYYNLGQNISSITVELWNENLHGDLSSVELLDLSENKVNYFPQGFIQQMPSLYWLRLRSNCLQSFSLKPEDLPVTLYELDVSQNRLTELKASQRSISELNNLTHLNLSTNDLQNLPTRIFASLPKLHTLDLSQNTVDVCYLPSSSGCVVWSNIGSLKQLYLASCSIQNIPSLAFKGTPLTHLELSNNPDLNLKQESLEGLANTLQHLGLGNTGLQAFDFSPYSHLKSLNICRNSLPELPESVMALNLKLLDLRDNMLTTIPYQHAGMLAQRLQTVYMNGNAFNCCHLDWYKTFVENKGISIVDLSEITCLDLNHRRHKVVLFDAIHCGGSSNEESVIWYILLFVTVSFSIMGISIIYMLTFKPRMLPRAIKKRCWRPAPY